From Novosphingobium decolorationis, one genomic window encodes:
- a CDS encoding entericidin A/B family lipoprotein — MIKKFTFALLASGLVLGASACNTVKGAGADIESVGQAGDDAIN, encoded by the coding sequence ATGATCAAGAAGTTCACCTTCGCCCTCCTCGCCAGCGGCCTCGTCCTGGGTGCGAGCGCGTGCAACACCGTCAAGGGTGCCGGCGCGGACATCGAATCGGTCGGCCAGGCGGGCGACGACGCCATCAACTGA